The window CTATGTAATTGTTGTGGAGCATGATCTTAGTGTCTTGGATTACTTGTCAGACTTCATTTGCTGTTTATATGGGAAACCAGGTGCATATGGAGTTGTGACTCTTCCATTCTCAGTTAGAGAAGGAATCAACATCTTCTTGGCTGGATTTGTTCCTACGGAAAATCTTAGGTTCCGAGATGAATCTCTGACATTTAAGGCAAGATTATAAATTTTGTCCATGAATAGGTCTTCTGACTTATCAGTACTTTTTGATTTACTTTGTTGCCTGTATTAGGTTGCTGAGACACCACAGGAAAGTGCTGAGGAAATTGAGACATATGCACGATATAGATACCCATCAATGAGTAAAACTCAGGGAAATTTCAGGCTTCGTGTGGTTGAGGGTGAATTTACGGATTCTCAAATTATTGTGATGCTGGGTGAGAACGGAACGGGGAAGACTACATTTATTCGTATGCTGgtatttttagtttctttttccattttctttttcttcattaacAATAGCTTTTCTGTTTCAGATGTTGAGTTAACATATATTCATCCGATTTTCAGGCGGGTCTATTGAAACCTGATATTGTAGAAAATTCAGATGTGGAGATACCtgaattcaatgtttcttaCAAGCCCCAGAAAATCAGtccaaagtttcaatccacTGTCAGACACTTGTTACATTCAAAAATTCGTGATTCATATACTCATCCACAATTTATGTCGGATGTGATGAAGCCTCTTCTAATTGAACAATTAATGGATCAAGAAGTCGTGAATCTCTCTGGCGGAGAGTTGCAGAGGGTTGCATTATGCCTATGCCTCGGGAaggtaaatttatttattacttTGTGTAGGACAATTTGAATCTCGGGATGAATTCATTTGAACACTTTGTTGTAGTCTTTCTATTTGGCTGCTTCTGAGTGGGTGGAAGTTGGAAATGGATCCAAGGTGTTGCTTTTTGAAACACAGACAATCCCACCCGCTCCTTGGTCATATTGCGGATGCATGGTTACAAGACCTGCTGTCATCAGTCAGGTTCCATGCCTTTGTGGAAGCTTGCTTGCAAAGATCTGGCATTccaggggggggggggggggggggggtgtggttgGGGGAAGACACTATATTGTGATCCCTAGGAGTTATAAGTTTTTCTTGTGAGATAGGAAACATGCTAGGTGTGAATCCAAATAATTGAGGAATAAGAATGTGTCAGTTCTCAGTATGCAATTCATATATCTACCAATATGTAAAGTTGGTTTCTCGTGGCAATCTTGCTGTGCTCTGCCTGTAAAGTAAACAATGTAAATATAGTGATTAGATtcacttttgtgtttttttttattgtttgattcTGGTAAGGTTCTGCCTTACAGCTGCGTTGTTCTAACTAGTTGAAGTGCATGCGGATCAGTTTTGATGAATACATTCTAATGTCCGCTTCTATTTACTCAATGCAGCCAGCAGATATTTATCTGATAGATGAACCAAGTGCATATCTTGATTCTGAGCAGCGTATTGTTGCTTCTAAAGTCATAAAGAGGTTCATCCTTCATGCTAAGAAAACTGCTTTCGTGGTTGAACATGATTTTATTATGGCTACCTACTTGGCGGATAGAGTTATAGTCTATGAGGGGAAGCCGTCAATTGATTGTactgcaaattgtccccagtCATTGTTGACTGGGATGAATCTATTCTTATCGGTAAATGTTGCAATTAATCTCATTGGAATTgctctcgctctctctccctCGCTGTGCACAAGTAacttccatttattttgtttgtttgtttgtttgtttaaatcaTGCAGCATCTTGATATCACATTTAGACGTGACCCGACTAACTATCGCCCAAGAATCAACAAATTGGAGTCAACGAAGGATAGGGAACAAAAAGCTGCTGGGTCCTACTATTACCTGGATGATTGATAAAGTCTTGATGGTATGTTTCATTCTTATTCCGTTTATTTCGTGTTTTTGTTGTCATTTTGATATTACAAGTTGGTCCAATTACAGTTTTGGCCAAATTTGGAGGGCGTTAATATGACCTTAATAATGGAATCACAGCAGAAGTCATGACATTCTGACAAATGATCGGAGGTCCTTTGTTTACCAGAGAGAACGTGTTTTCCAGGCCCTCCCATGTTGTTAGCTACTTGAGTAAATCATGCCCTTGCCCTATAGATAGTGTCCTTTCACTGATGCAGTTTTGGTAAATTAGTCTCTCATTGGGCGAGGCAATCTAGATGTACAATTAATGGTCTCTCATAGTATCAGCGATTGCAGTTAACTCTATGTTTGAGGAAACGATGTTTAACTGTTGTGCTTTCTGGGTTTATGTAACGGTGATTTCATCTCTCAtggtaaattttgttttttacattACAAATTTGTTCTGTAGATGCCTGGGCTTATTCTTGTAAAAGTGTGGAAAGGTTTTAATGCTCAGGGAAAAGAATTCTAATGGGCGTTTGATATGCTGAAGACAGAATTCTACGGTTCTTTGTTTAGTGTGGACTGTTGAAAAAACTGACGCTGTCACAAACTCAACCAATTATTTACCAAATGATTCTTTGTTTACTGCACTTTTAGCTTGGGGTGTAAGGGAATGGAAAGGCGAAATGAAGCTGGAGTGGTATTTGAGTCTTCTTTGTAATCGAATGGAATGGAACAGTCTCTAACTAAAGGAGATAGCCAATAAGCCAAAAATCTGGGAAAAGAAAAAGCCAAGTGATTGAAATTTGGACGAGAACCTATCATATGGAGAGGTTCTTGCGTGAGTCTCGGGTGTGGTCTGAGAGTGGGGAGGGACACAAATGAGACCGGGTGATGCGTGTGGGCCGGACAAGCTAACTGGTCCGGGTTTCGTGTGTTAATATTTTTCTAGGTTAAATTATACCAAGACCCTTTCAAGTTTGTGTTTTCACAAAAACTCTGCACCTCTGAAACATTATTCTAACACCTCTTGAGGattaattcactttcacataacTCTTCCTTCCATAACTAAGGGTAATACTAGAGAGAAAGATGGCCATGGGTGGTTTTGTGAGGCAAAGATGGTTTAAGGTCTAGGATTTTGGCGTAGAGCGAGGGAGGGGTTTGGTTAGGGATTGGTCTTGAGCGAGAGTAGATCTTGAGCAGGAGTTCCTTCGTCAGACCGCTCTCGATTGTTACAAGTCAAAATAGGGTAAAAGGAAGTAATTGAAAGTTGTATATTGAGTCGTAGCATTTTTGTGGACGTTGTTATACATACACATGTGATTTCATTCACCCTAGAAGGAtagaatcaaatcaaatcaaatcaaataaaagcaacaaaattgagaaaatattaaTGTTATTCTACACAGATTAATTATTACTTGTTCAAGGAATTTGTTCACTCTTGCTTATGAGTTGCAGAAGTGCATTTGCCTTCCTTTGAGCTCTGTTGGTTCCACTCCTTGTGATCTCTACCAAATGCTCATACACTCCAAACTGCAGTGCGGCAAGTAAGAAAGAGGAATTGCTTGATCCCAACTCGAGAAGAACTGACGTTGCACattccttgttctttggtgttCCTTCCCGGATAAATTCCACCAGAGTTTCAATGAATGAGAGCTGTCCAATCTCTTGTCGTCCATCTGGATGTGATGCAAGAAGTAAGAAGATGGAGAGCGCTTCATCGACCATGCCCAAGTTTCTGTCCTTCAGTAGCTGGAGCAGTGGCGGTACAATGCCAGCACTAATGGCCCTCCCCTTGTTTGCTTGGTTCAGAGATAAGTTAAACAGTGCCGTGGCAGCGTCTTTTCTACCTCTAATCGTCCCGTCCTGCAACAAGTCTACTAATGGCGGAATGCCATTTGATTCCCCCACAATTACTTTGTTCTCATCGATCATCGACAAGCTAAATAAAGCTGCTGCAGAGTTCTCTCTAGCTTCTGTGCTTCCATTCTGCAAAACTTCTATAATAGCTGGAATGGCTTCTTCTCTGGTTATCAATTTCTTGTTTGTTTCATCAATCGATAAGTTCAAAAGAGCCGTTACTGCATGCTGTTGAACTTTAGAATCTGGGTAGGAAAGAAGTTGCACCAGTGGCGGGATTCCTCCACTTTTGGCAACCAAAATTCTGTTCTCTGGGTTCTCTTTAGAGATCAAACGAATCTTCATGACTGCATTCCTTTGCACTTCTAAGTGACTTGAGAACAGCTGGTCAACCAATGATGAGATCTCCTCTTTGTGTTCGGTGGAGGAGCTTTCCTGGCCCGTGGAAGTTTCTTTTTTCAGGAGCTGGAATTTGTTCTTCTCACACCACTGCATGATTAGATTTTTTAGAGCATAATTTGGTGCAAGTGACAAGTGAGCCAGAGTCTGCCTGGTCTTGGGACATGTCCTATGATTGGTGTCGAGCCACTTTTGTATGCTTTCTCTGTTATACGTCTTTAATGAAATAACCAAACCCGGGGAAAACAATAAAGATGAATCAGTTCCCGTTCTGTTAATATAACAATTGTAAACGTAAACTGAGCCCAAGTTTACTTTTACTCTACAAGATTTATGCTCCGATACATACGACATGAgtagaaggaagaaaaatatatactAGGGAAACCTAGCCGGTGCATGTTTCGTGTAAGCGACTCACCTGTCCACTTGCAACAATAACAGGATCCGTCATTATTTCTAGCGTGATTGGACAGAGGAACTCATGAGGGATCATCAAAGACGGGCACTTCTCAAGCATTTTAGGCATGACAGGGTTGTCAAGGACATTGGTCGCTTCCATTCCTGCGATTTGTCTGAATTTGTTAAGAAGATCAATGATTTGCTGCATGGTCTCTGCACCTGGCCCTCCTCTCTCTTTATCCTTAACCAGATTCCTCACAGCTATTGTCTCTATCTTAAGGTCCTCGGATTTTTGCAGGTCTAGCTTTTGGGCGAGCCTCTCTATAATGGCACTATCAGCATTTCTATCTTCTTTTTTGGACAAAACCACCATAATATCCATTGCGAGCTCTATGTCCTGTG of the Pyrus communis chromosome 1, drPyrComm1.1, whole genome shotgun sequence genome contains:
- the LOC137740677 gene encoding U-box domain-containing protein 15-like translates to MVIDGEIRDEGEGGGGGGGGGGGGEIRDETAEGVIEYVAQFGDYRRTQRKECYNLVRRMKLLLPLFQETRELDGPIPERGAAWLANLKKVLLMAKKLLKTCNEGSKIYLALESEAIMVRFHAVHERLGQALEGLPDELCLSDEVEEQVELMIMQLRRARKRTDTQDIELAMDIMVVLSKKEDRNADSAIIERLAQKLDLQKSEDLKIETIAVRNLVKDKERGGPGAETMQQIIDLLNKFRQIAGMEATNVLDNPVMPKMLEKCPSLMIPHEFLCPITLEIMTDPVIVASGQTYNRESIQKWLDTNHRTCPKTRQTLAHLSLAPNYALKNLIMQWCEKNKFQLLKKETSTGQESSSTEHKEEISSLVDQLFSSHLEVQRNAVMKIRLISKENPENRILVAKSGGIPPLVQLLSYPDSKVQQHAVTALLNLSIDETNKKLITREEAIPAIIEVLQNGSTEARENSAAALFSLSMIDENKVIVGESNGIPPLVDLLQDGTIRGRKDAATALFNLSLNQANKGRAISAGIVPPLLQLLKDRNLGMVDEALSIFLLLASHPDGRQEIGQLSFIETLVEFIREGTPKNKECATSVLLELGSSNSSFLLAALQFGVYEHLVEITRSGTNRAQRKANALLQLISKSEQIP
- the LOC137740683 gene encoding ABC transporter E family member 2 translates to MADRLTRIAIVSSDRCKPKKCRQECKKSCPVVKTGKLCIEVTPAAKIAFISEELCIGCGICVKKCPFEAIQIINLPKDLDKDTTHRYGPNTFKLHRLPVPRPGQVLGLVGTNGIGKSTALKVLAGKLKPNLGRFKNPPDWQEILTYFRGSELQNYFTRILEDNLKAIIKPQYVDHIPKAVQGNVGEVLNQKDERDMKEELCADLELNQVIERSVGDLSGGELQRFAIAVVAIQNAEIYMFDEPSSYLDVKQRLKAAQVIRSLLRPNSYVIVVEHDLSVLDYLSDFICCLYGKPGAYGVVTLPFSVREGINIFLAGFVPTENLRFRDESLTFKVAETPQESAEEIETYARYRYPSMSKTQGNFRLRVVEGEFTDSQIIVMLGENGTGKTTFIRMLAGLLKPDIVENSDVEIPEFNVSYKPQKISPKFQSTVRHLLHSKIRDSYTHPQFMSDVMKPLLIEQLMDQEVVNLSGGELQRVALCLCLGKPADIYLIDEPSAYLDSEQRIVASKVIKRFILHAKKTAFVVEHDFIMATYLADRVIVYEGKPSIDCTANCPQSLLTGMNLFLSHLDITFRRDPTNYRPRINKLESTKDREQKAAGSYYYLDD